A genomic window from Rhizobium sp. 007 includes:
- the nthA gene encoding nitrile hydratase subunit alpha: MHDHPDHDHHHHHHDNRYSDMQARVKALETVLTEKGLIDPAAIDAIVETYETKIGPRNGAHVVGKAWSDPAFAEWLESDATAAIASLGYTGRQGEHMRAVFNTPKTHNLVVCTLCSCYPWSVLGLPPVWYKAPAYRSRAVIDPRGVLAEFGLTLPAEKKIRVWDSTAELRYLVIPERPEGTEGLSEQQLAGLVSRDAMIGTAIASNPGAAA; the protein is encoded by the coding sequence TTGCACGATCATCCTGATCATGATCACCATCATCATCATCACGACAACCGCTATTCGGACATGCAGGCGCGGGTGAAGGCGCTGGAGACGGTGTTGACGGAGAAGGGGCTGATCGATCCGGCGGCGATCGATGCGATCGTCGAGACCTATGAGACGAAGATCGGCCCGCGCAACGGCGCCCATGTCGTGGGAAAGGCCTGGAGCGATCCGGCATTCGCCGAATGGCTGGAGAGCGATGCGACGGCGGCAATTGCGAGCCTCGGCTATACCGGGCGGCAGGGCGAGCACATGCGCGCCGTCTTCAATACGCCCAAGACCCACAACCTCGTCGTCTGCACGCTTTGCTCCTGCTATCCCTGGTCGGTGCTCGGCCTGCCGCCGGTCTGGTACAAGGCGCCGGCCTATCGCTCGCGGGCGGTGATCGATCCGCGCGGCGTGCTTGCCGAATTCGGCCTGACGCTGCCCGCGGAAAAGAAAATCCGGGTCTGGGATTCGACGGCCGAGCTGCGCTATCTCGTCATTCCCGAGCGCCCCGAGGGAACGGAAGGCCTGAGCGAGCAGCAACTTGCCGGTCTCGTCAGTCGCGATGCGATGATCGGGACGGCAATTGCGTCTAATCCGGGAGCAGCCGCATGA
- a CDS encoding ATP-binding protein — translation MLNNDLQTSGKASEQDRRDNLTPGNRFLGRVVACSGSRATIAAVAEAGGTDLTELWSVGRLISISVGRNRVVALVYAMNTGTHAWGEGEDNYFRIETELLGEVRVEENGREEFSTGISRYPHLGAIAHRIRAADLMRIYDAGTGTTAVIGNLTQDESIDAAIHIPSMLSKHFAIVGSTGVGKSTAVSLLLHKAIEADPKLRVLILDPHNEFAAAFPKHSVVIDTDTLDLPFWLMRLEEFAEVVFRGRAPVPEELDMLRDIMPDAKRAFRGSDNSLVRRTTEKSSITADTPVPYRMADLLALIDERIGRLEGRAEKPFLRSLKMRIIAAINDPRYHFMFSNNTISDTIMDTVAQIFRIPGDDRPICTFQLSGIPSEVVNSVASVLCRMAFEIGLWSDGAVHMLVVCEEAHRYVPADPNLGFIPTRQAIARIAKEGRKYGVSLGIITQRPGELDQTILSQCSTLFAMRLANDRDQDIIRSAIPNSSISTTSFISSIGNGEAIAFGEAISVPMRMRFSRVEQHLLPKANGATAKHSDEDPDTVDLRKIVTRMRAVSGGPDISSFQQSYSAAQSDMLFDDEEPSEDAPYPASVSAPPLAPTVSYRPDMLPRSHAPREPQTAPAQTSLDSRLEALRREMRREETTSQRPVFSQDPAASPHREPGMSLRESILKKPLRSLHNKD, via the coding sequence TTGCTCAACAACGACTTGCAAACGTCAGGCAAAGCCAGCGAGCAGGATCGCCGCGACAACCTAACCCCCGGGAATCGCTTCCTCGGCCGCGTCGTCGCGTGCAGCGGCTCACGCGCGACCATCGCCGCCGTCGCAGAGGCCGGCGGCACCGATCTCACCGAACTCTGGTCCGTCGGCCGCCTGATTTCGATCAGCGTCGGCCGAAACCGCGTCGTCGCCCTCGTTTACGCCATGAACACCGGCACGCATGCCTGGGGCGAGGGAGAGGACAACTATTTCAGGATCGAGACCGAGCTGCTCGGCGAAGTCCGCGTCGAGGAAAATGGCCGCGAGGAATTCTCGACCGGCATCTCACGCTATCCCCATCTCGGCGCCATTGCGCACCGCATCCGGGCCGCCGATCTGATGCGCATCTACGACGCAGGCACCGGGACGACGGCGGTCATCGGCAACCTCACCCAGGACGAAAGCATCGATGCGGCGATCCACATCCCCTCGATGCTTTCCAAGCATTTCGCCATCGTCGGCTCCACGGGCGTCGGCAAATCCACGGCCGTCTCGCTGCTTTTGCACAAGGCGATCGAAGCCGATCCGAAGTTGCGCGTCCTGATCCTCGATCCGCACAACGAATTCGCCGCCGCTTTCCCGAAGCATTCGGTCGTCATCGATACCGACACGCTCGACCTGCCCTTCTGGCTGATGCGGCTTGAAGAATTCGCAGAAGTCGTCTTCCGCGGCCGCGCGCCAGTGCCTGAGGAACTCGACATGCTTCGTGACATCATGCCGGACGCCAAGCGCGCCTTTCGCGGCAGCGACAATTCTCTGGTCCGCCGCACCACCGAGAAGAGCTCGATCACCGCCGACACGCCGGTCCCCTACCGCATGGCCGACCTGCTGGCGCTTATCGACGAGCGCATCGGCCGTCTCGAAGGCCGCGCCGAGAAGCCCTTCCTGCGCTCGTTGAAGATGCGCATCATCGCGGCGATCAACGATCCGCGCTACCACTTCATGTTCTCCAACAACACGATCAGCGACACGATCATGGACACCGTGGCGCAGATATTCCGCATTCCTGGCGACGACCGGCCGATCTGCACGTTCCAGCTTTCCGGTATCCCGTCGGAAGTGGTGAATTCGGTCGCCTCCGTCCTGTGCCGCATGGCCTTCGAAATCGGGCTCTGGAGCGACGGCGCTGTCCATATGCTCGTCGTCTGCGAAGAAGCGCACCGCTATGTTCCGGCCGATCCGAACCTCGGCTTCATCCCGACGCGCCAAGCCATCGCCCGCATCGCCAAGGAAGGCCGCAAGTACGGCGTCTCGCTCGGCATCATCACGCAGCGCCCCGGCGAACTCGACCAGACGATCCTCTCACAGTGCTCAACGCTGTTTGCCATGCGCCTTGCCAACGATCGCGACCAGGACATCATCCGCTCGGCAATCCCGAATTCGTCGATCTCGACGACGAGCTTCATTTCCTCGATCGGCAACGGCGAAGCGATCGCCTTCGGCGAGGCGATCAGCGTGCCGATGCGCATGCGTTTTTCGCGCGTCGAGCAGCATCTGCTGCCGAAGGCGAACGGGGCGACCGCCAAACATTCCGACGAGGATCCCGATACGGTCGATCTGCGCAAGATCGTGACGCGCATGCGCGCCGTCAGCGGCGGGCCGGATATTTCGTCTTTCCAGCAAAGCTACAGTGCCGCGCAGAGCGACATGCTGTTCGACGACGAAGAGCCGTCGGAGGATGCTCCCTATCCGGCATCCGTCTCTGCGCCGCCGCTGGCGCCGACCGTTTCCTACAGGCCGGACATGCTGCCGCGCAGCCATGCGCCGCGCGAGCCGCAAACCGCACCGGCGCAGACATCTTTGGATAGCCGCCTGGAAGCTCTCCGGCGAGAGATGCGCCGCGAGGAGACAACGTCCCAGCGGCCGGTGTTCTCTCAAGACCCGGCTGCCAGCCCGCACCGCGAACCCGGCATGTCGCTCCGCGAGAGCATTCTCAAGAAGCCGCTCAGGAGCCTCCATAACAAGGATTGA
- the miaA gene encoding tRNA (adenosine(37)-N6)-dimethylallyltransferase MiaA, which yields MENLLSATSAILITGPTASGKSALAVELAKRHGGAVINADSMQVYGTLRILTARPSEAEMQGVPHHLYGHVPAGAAYSTGTWLRDVTALLPSLRAKGQLPVFVGGTGLYFKALTGGLSDMPAIPENIRNRLRARLLNDGAETLHAELAKLDPAAAGSLSIQDGQRIVRALEVVEATGQSILRFQGQAGPLIVDPARAEKIIVLPERAVLHQRINGRFEKMLEQGAEDEVKSLLALGLSSERPAMKAIGVSQIAAMLKGEMTRSQVIEKGAAATRQYAKRQMTWFRNQMDESWKRLTSPQP from the coding sequence ATGGAAAACCTTCTGAGCGCAACAAGTGCGATCCTGATAACCGGGCCGACCGCCAGCGGCAAGTCCGCGCTTGCCGTGGAACTGGCGAAACGCCACGGCGGCGCTGTCATCAACGCCGACAGCATGCAGGTCTACGGCACGCTGCGCATCCTGACGGCGCGGCCGTCCGAGGCGGAGATGCAGGGCGTGCCACATCATCTGTACGGCCATGTGCCAGCAGGCGCTGCCTATTCGACGGGGACCTGGTTGCGGGATGTCACGGCATTGCTGCCCAGTCTGCGTGCCAAGGGACAGTTGCCGGTGTTCGTCGGCGGGACGGGGCTTTATTTCAAGGCGCTGACAGGCGGCCTGTCGGATATGCCGGCGATACCGGAAAACATCCGCAACCGGCTACGGGCGCGCCTGCTGAATGACGGCGCGGAAACGCTGCATGCCGAACTCGCCAAGCTCGATCCGGCCGCTGCCGGCAGTCTCAGCATCCAGGACGGGCAACGCATCGTGCGTGCCTTGGAGGTGGTGGAGGCAACGGGGCAATCGATCCTGCGCTTCCAAGGGCAGGCGGGGCCGCTGATCGTCGATCCGGCGCGTGCGGAAAAGATCATCGTCCTGCCGGAACGCGCCGTGCTCCACCAGCGCATCAACGGGCGCTTCGAGAAAATGCTGGAGCAGGGTGCGGAAGATGAAGTCAAGTCGCTGCTGGCACTCGGCCTTTCATCGGAAAGGCCGGCGATGAAGGCGATCGGCGTTTCGCAGATTGCAGCCATGCTGAAGGGCGAGATGACGCGCAGCCAAGTGATCGAGAAGGGTGCTGCCGCGACACGGCAATATGCCAAGCGGCAGATGACCTGGTTTCGCAATCAGATGGACGAGAGCTGGAAGCGCCTGACATCGCCGCAGCCGTGA
- a CDS encoding GNAT family N-acetyltransferase produces the protein MTVIATTDRLLLRNWTDADRPLFHEINSDPEVMEFFAFRRDRAEADSMLDNIRNAIATDGLGFYAMALKETDEPIGFCGLWRPELEPFLPAGTIEIGWRLAKRHWGKGYVTEAGEASLRHGFTQFNPPEIVSFAVADNHRSTAVMRRLGLHHDPDRDFDHPRIPDTHPHLKRHVLYAISRQQWERTIG, from the coding sequence ATGACAGTGATCGCGACGACGGACCGCCTGCTTTTGCGCAATTGGACAGATGCGGACCGGCCGCTTTTCCACGAGATCAATTCCGATCCTGAAGTGATGGAATTCTTCGCCTTTCGCCGCGACCGCGCCGAAGCAGATTCGATGCTGGATAATATCCGCAATGCCATCGCCACGGACGGGCTTGGTTTTTATGCCATGGCACTGAAAGAAACCGATGAGCCGATCGGCTTTTGCGGCCTCTGGAGGCCCGAACTCGAACCGTTCCTCCCGGCAGGCACCATCGAAATCGGCTGGCGTCTTGCCAAACGGCATTGGGGCAAGGGATATGTGACGGAAGCGGGAGAAGCATCACTTCGCCATGGTTTCACTCAGTTCAATCCTCCCGAAATCGTCTCTTTTGCGGTAGCGGACAATCATCGTTCCACCGCAGTCATGCGCCGACTTGGCCTACACCACGATCCGGACCGCGATTTCGATCATCCCCGAATTCCCGACACGCATCCGCATCTGAAACGCCACGTGCTCTATGCGATCAGCCGTCAGCAATGGGAACGAACGATCGGCTGA
- a CDS encoding aldo/keto reductase, translating to MQDDPIPAITFPNGIEVPALGQGTWNMGERASEAEREIASLKAGIELGMTLIDTAEMYGEGDSERIVGRAIKGRRDGLFIVTKVYPWNASRRGTIEACERSLSRLGIDQIDLYLLHWRGEHPLADTVEAFEDLKDAGKIGAWGVSNFDIGDIEELLAVPGGRHVAANQVLYNLARRGIEYDLLPWCQDHGVPVMAYSPIEQGRILHNPELIRIAKANQATPAQIALAFLLERDGVIAIPKTSNADRAAENRDCVSLDISDEDWAALDAAFPPPTRKSALEML from the coding sequence ATGCAAGACGACCCTATCCCGGCGATCACCTTCCCGAACGGCATCGAAGTCCCCGCTCTCGGCCAGGGCACCTGGAACATGGGAGAACGGGCGTCGGAAGCCGAGCGAGAAATCGCAAGTCTCAAAGCCGGCATAGAGCTCGGCATGACGCTGATCGATACGGCCGAAATGTACGGCGAAGGCGATTCCGAGCGCATCGTCGGCCGCGCCATCAAGGGCCGACGCGACGGCCTGTTCATCGTCACCAAGGTCTATCCGTGGAATGCCAGCCGCAGGGGCACGATCGAAGCCTGCGAGCGGAGCCTTTCACGTCTCGGCATCGACCAGATCGACCTCTACCTGCTGCATTGGCGGGGCGAGCATCCGCTGGCCGATACCGTCGAAGCCTTCGAGGACCTGAAGGACGCCGGAAAGATCGGCGCCTGGGGCGTTTCGAACTTCGATATCGGTGACATCGAGGAACTGCTTGCCGTTCCGGGCGGCCGGCATGTCGCTGCCAACCAGGTCCTCTACAATCTCGCGCGCCGCGGCATCGAATATGATCTCCTGCCCTGGTGCCAGGATCATGGTGTCCCGGTCATGGCCTATTCGCCGATCGAACAGGGCCGCATCCTGCACAATCCCGAGCTCATCCGCATCGCCAAGGCCAATCAGGCAACCCCGGCTCAGATTGCCCTTGCCTTCCTTCTCGAACGCGACGGCGTGATCGCCATTCCGAAGACGTCGAATGCCGACCGCGCCGCTGAAAACCGCGATTGCGTCTCGCTCGATATCAGCGACGAGGACTGGGCGGCGCTCGACGCCGCCTTCCCGCCGCCGACCCGCAAATCGGCGCTCGAAATGCTCTGA
- a CDS encoding DUF2269 domain-containing protein, with protein sequence MLAELLLLAHVIGATVLLGTGAGIAFFMAKAHRTQAPELIAHVAGTVVIADTIFTATAVFLQPVTGYLLATIIGWPLGEGWIALSLILYVVTGLFWLPVVWIQVRLRDLARAAATAGEQLPPEYFRLYHIWFACGFPAFLAVIGILWLMVNKPSITLF encoded by the coding sequence ATGCTTGCAGAACTTCTACTGCTTGCCCACGTGATCGGCGCGACCGTGCTCTTGGGCACCGGTGCAGGGATCGCTTTTTTCATGGCAAAGGCGCACAGGACGCAAGCGCCGGAACTGATTGCGCATGTCGCGGGAACCGTTGTGATCGCCGACACGATTTTCACCGCAACGGCTGTTTTTCTCCAGCCGGTGACAGGTTATCTGCTTGCCACCATCATCGGCTGGCCGCTCGGCGAAGGCTGGATCGCCCTCTCGCTCATCCTCTATGTCGTTACCGGCCTTTTCTGGCTGCCGGTCGTCTGGATACAGGTCAGGCTTCGCGATCTTGCACGCGCAGCCGCCACTGCTGGCGAACAGCTGCCGCCGGAGTATTTCCGGCTCTACCACATCTGGTTCGCCTGCGGGTTTCCGGCCTTCTTGGCAGTGATCGGCATCCTCTGGCTGATGGTCAACAAGCCTTCGATCACCCTGTTTTAG
- the ilvN gene encoding acetolactate synthase small subunit has translation MNAHLQPTGSAYFISPETAAAENHTLSILVDNEPGVLARVIGLFSGRGYNIESLTVSETEHQAHLSRITIVTRGTPHVLEQIKAQLERIVPVHRVVDLTVRARELGQERPIEREVALVKVIGTGETRAETLRLADAFHAKVVDATVDHFILEITGKSSNIDQFVAIMKPLGLIEVCRTGIAAMNRGPQGM, from the coding sequence ATGAACGCACATCTACAGCCGACAGGCTCCGCCTACTTCATCTCGCCGGAAACCGCAGCCGCCGAGAACCATACGCTCTCGATTCTCGTCGATAACGAGCCGGGCGTCCTTGCCCGCGTCATCGGCCTGTTCTCCGGCCGGGGCTACAACATCGAAAGCCTCACGGTCTCCGAAACCGAGCATCAGGCGCATCTGTCGCGCATTACCATCGTGACACGAGGCACGCCGCATGTGCTGGAGCAGATCAAGGCCCAGCTCGAGCGCATCGTGCCGGTGCACCGCGTCGTGGACTTGACGGTGCGTGCTCGCGAACTCGGGCAGGAGCGTCCGATCGAACGGGAAGTGGCGCTCGTCAAGGTGATCGGGACCGGCGAAACCCGGGCCGAGACGCTGCGTCTTGCCGATGCCTTTCACGCCAAGGTGGTCGACGCGACTGTCGATCATTTCATTCTGGAGATCACCGGCAAGTCCTCCAACATCGATCAGTTCGTGGCGATCATGAAGCCGCTCGGCTTGATCGAAGTCTGCCGCACCGGCATCGCCGCCATGAACCGCGGTCCGCAGGGGATGTGA
- a CDS encoding acetolactate synthase 3 large subunit has product MTGTDNQTPDTRMTGAEIVLRALKDNGVEHLFGYPGGAVLPIYDEIFQQEEIKHILVRHEQGAGHAAEGYARSTGKVGVMLVTSGPGATNAVTPLQDALMDSIPLVCLTGQVPTSLIGSDAFQECDTVGITRPCTKHNWLVKDVNELAAIIHEAFRIAQSGRPGPVVVDIPKDIQFATGTYTPPADHAIQKSYQPKLQGDLNQIHAAIELMARARRPVIYSGGGVVNSGPEACKLLRELVELTDFPITSTLMGLGAYPASGKNWLKMLGMHGSYEANMAMHDCDVMVCIGARFDDRITGRINAFSPNSKKIHIDIDPSSINKNVRVDIPIRGDVAHVLEDMVRLWRALPKRPEKGQLSDWWTNIARWRARNSFAYTKSNDVIMPQYALERLYELTKDRDTYITTEVGQHQMWAAQFFGFEQPNRWMTSGGLGTMGYGLPAALGVQIAHPDSLVIDIAGDASIQMCIQEMSAAIQHNAPIKIFIMNNQYMGMVRQWQQLLHGNRLSNSYTEAMPDFVKLAEAYGAVGLRCEKPDDLDGTIQEMIDVKRPVILDCRVANLANCFPMIPSGKAHNEMLLPDEATDEAVANAIDAKGRQLV; this is encoded by the coding sequence ATGACGGGCACGGACAACCAGACACCAGACACTCGCATGACAGGCGCGGAGATCGTTCTGCGGGCGCTGAAGGACAACGGTGTCGAACATCTCTTCGGCTATCCGGGCGGTGCGGTGCTGCCGATCTATGACGAGATATTCCAGCAGGAGGAGATCAAGCATATCCTCGTCCGCCACGAGCAGGGCGCCGGCCATGCGGCCGAAGGCTATGCCCGCTCCACCGGCAAGGTCGGCGTCATGCTGGTCACCTCCGGTCCGGGTGCAACCAATGCCGTCACGCCGCTGCAGGACGCGCTGATGGACTCCATTCCGCTGGTCTGCCTCACTGGCCAGGTACCGACCTCGCTCATCGGTTCCGATGCCTTCCAGGAATGCGATACCGTCGGCATCACACGCCCCTGCACCAAGCACAACTGGCTGGTCAAGGACGTCAACGAGCTCGCTGCCATCATCCATGAAGCCTTCCGTATCGCGCAGTCCGGCCGTCCCGGCCCGGTCGTCGTCGATATTCCAAAGGACATCCAGTTCGCGACCGGCACCTATACGCCGCCGGCCGATCATGCGATCCAAAAGAGCTATCAGCCGAAACTCCAGGGCGATCTCAATCAGATTCATGCGGCAATCGAGCTGATGGCCAGGGCGCGTCGTCCGGTCATTTATTCCGGCGGCGGCGTCGTCAATTCCGGTCCGGAAGCCTGCAAGCTGCTGCGCGAGCTGGTCGAACTCACTGACTTCCCGATTACCTCGACGCTGATGGGGCTCGGCGCCTATCCGGCCTCCGGCAAGAACTGGCTGAAGATGCTCGGCATGCACGGTTCCTACGAGGCCAACATGGCGATGCACGATTGCGACGTCATGGTCTGCATTGGCGCCCGCTTCGACGACCGCATTACCGGCCGCATCAATGCCTTCTCGCCGAATTCCAAGAAGATCCACATCGACATCGACCCGTCCTCGATCAACAAGAATGTTCGCGTCGACATCCCGATCCGCGGCGATGTCGCCCACGTTCTGGAAGACATGGTTCGCCTCTGGCGTGCTCTGCCGAAGAGGCCGGAGAAGGGCCAGCTTTCCGACTGGTGGACGAATATCGCCCGCTGGCGTGCGCGCAACTCCTTCGCCTACACGAAGAGCAACGACGTCATCATGCCGCAATATGCGCTTGAGCGGCTGTACGAATTGACGAAGGACCGCGATACCTACATCACGACCGAAGTCGGCCAGCATCAGATGTGGGCGGCGCAGTTCTTCGGTTTCGAACAGCCGAACCGCTGGATGACTTCAGGCGGCCTTGGCACGATGGGTTACGGCCTGCCGGCAGCGCTCGGCGTGCAGATCGCCCATCCTGATAGCCTCGTCATCGATATTGCCGGCGATGCTTCGATCCAGATGTGCATCCAGGAAATGTCGGCGGCGATCCAGCACAATGCGCCCATCAAGATCTTCATCATGAACAACCAGTACATGGGCATGGTCCGCCAGTGGCAGCAGCTGCTGCATGGCAACCGGCTATCCAATTCCTATACGGAGGCGATGCCGGATTTCGTGAAGCTGGCGGAAGCCTATGGCGCCGTCGGCCTGCGCTGCGAAAAGCCGGATGATCTCGACGGTACGATCCAGGAGATGATCGACGTGAAGAGGCCGGTCATCCTCGATTGCCGCGTTGCCAATCTCGCCAACTGCTTCCCGATGATCCCATCGGGCAAGGCGCATAACGAGATGCTGCTGCCGGACGAAGCCACGGACGAAGCGGTCGCCAATGCGATCGACGCCAAGGGCCGTCAGCTCGTTTGA
- the serB gene encoding phosphoserine phosphatase SerB, whose product MALVATLVANPSNPVLTPRLAEQAAETVTASGLYWLADGIACDIALRDGTDPQAAEANILAAIASAPIDLVVQEADTRRKKLLIADMDSTMIGQECIDELAAEVGLKDKVAAITARAMNGEIAFEPALRERVALLKGLPVSVIDEVIAKRITLTPGGPELIATMKSKGYYTALVSGGFTVFTSRIAATLGFDENRANILLEEGALLSGFVAEPILGKQAKVDALSEISARLGISTEEAIAVGDGANDLGMIHLAGSGVALHAKPTVAAEAKMRINHGDLTALLYIQGYRKTDFVTP is encoded by the coding sequence ATGGCTCTCGTTGCCACGCTTGTTGCCAATCCGTCAAATCCCGTTCTCACGCCGAGGCTTGCCGAACAGGCCGCCGAAACCGTGACGGCATCCGGGCTCTACTGGCTGGCAGACGGCATCGCCTGCGATATCGCCCTTCGCGACGGCACCGATCCGCAAGCGGCGGAGGCGAATATCCTCGCGGCCATCGCCAGCGCACCGATCGATCTGGTCGTCCAGGAGGCCGATACGCGCCGCAAGAAACTGCTGATCGCCGACATGGATTCGACGATGATCGGGCAGGAGTGCATTGACGAGCTCGCAGCCGAAGTCGGCCTTAAGGACAAGGTCGCCGCGATCACCGCCCGCGCCATGAACGGCGAGATCGCTTTCGAACCCGCACTGCGCGAACGCGTTGCACTCCTGAAAGGCCTGCCGGTTTCAGTTATCGACGAGGTTATCGCCAAGCGCATCACGCTGACGCCCGGCGGCCCGGAATTGATCGCCACGATGAAATCGAAGGGCTATTATACCGCCCTCGTCTCCGGCGGCTTCACCGTCTTCACCAGCCGGATCGCCGCAACTCTGGGCTTCGACGAAAACCGCGCCAACATTCTTCTTGAAGAGGGAGCCTTGCTCTCCGGCTTCGTGGCCGAGCCGATCCTCGGCAAGCAGGCGAAGGTGGATGCACTCAGCGAAATTTCCGCAAGGCTCGGTATCTCCACCGAAGAAGCAATCGCCGTCGGCGACGGCGCCAACGATCTCGGCATGATCCACCTCGCCGGCTCCGGCGTCGCCCTGCACGCCAAACCCACCGTCGCCGCCGAAGCGAAAATGCGCATCAACCACGGCGATCTAACCGCCCTGCTTTATATCCAGGGTTACCGGAAGACGGATTTTGTGACGCCATGA
- a CDS encoding LysE family translocator, whose protein sequence is MPLDTFLALVLFAFTTSITPGPNNMMLFASGVNFGFRRTVPHMLGIGAGFFSLLLGVGLGLGALLRTVPALYTALKFAGGIYLVWIAWKIATSRALSGGKDSVKPMSFLAAAAFQWVNPKAWVMAVTAMATYTNPDLYLASVLIVGLAFAAVNIPSVSTWAGFGSALSKWLSDPVRLKWFNVTMAVLLVLSLWPMLK, encoded by the coding sequence ATGCCGCTGGATACGTTTCTGGCTCTCGTTCTCTTTGCCTTCACGACATCGATCACGCCGGGGCCGAACAATATGATGCTCTTTGCATCCGGGGTGAATTTCGGCTTTCGTCGGACGGTCCCGCATATGTTGGGCATCGGCGCCGGCTTTTTCTCGCTGCTTCTCGGCGTCGGACTTGGGCTCGGCGCGTTGCTGCGAACGGTGCCTGCGCTTTACACGGCGCTGAAATTTGCGGGCGGCATTTATCTCGTCTGGATCGCGTGGAAGATCGCGACGTCGCGGGCGCTGAGCGGAGGCAAGGACAGCGTCAAGCCGATGTCATTCCTTGCTGCTGCCGCCTTCCAGTGGGTCAATCCCAAGGCTTGGGTCATGGCGGTAACGGCCATGGCGACCTACACCAATCCCGACCTCTATCTCGCCAGCGTCCTGATCGTCGGCCTTGCCTTTGCCGCGGTCAACATTCCAAGCGTTTCGACCTGGGCCGGCTTCGGTTCCGCATTGAGCAAATGGCTGTCCGACCCGGTGCGGCTCAAATGGTTCAACGTCACCATGGCGGTGCTCTTGGTGCTGAGCCTCTGGCCGATGTTGAAATAG